Part of the Impatiens glandulifera chromosome 8, dImpGla2.1, whole genome shotgun sequence genome is shown below.
ttcttttatcagaaaattttaaaatgttaaattttcaattattttaaaattagtttataaaaaaattaatttaaattaataatttaaaaaactatttaaacaGATTCATTATCTTATGCAATACAAAATAGagtttaaacaattaaaatatcagTTTAATCTCACAATCACTCTTAAGAACACTATGATAacctaataaaatttaactattctTACTAAAATCAACATGAAACAATTGGTACAGTTAACCGTTTGTTTAGTCTACCAactagaataatattttaatgtagtacaatttttgtcataaaggattaaaatattttattaaaccatgtttttcgaaaacacaaaattatggTACAAAACTTCTAGAAAAAAGTAATTTAGTTACAATTATGACATGATTAATAGCTAGAAACactaattaaaaagtttaaaagaaaaaattctccaaaaaaagaaaaactacaaATCTCACAAgaattcaaattgaaatgaCAAGAAAATACCAAATAATTTATGACATTAGATCATGATAAaattaatgagataaaaaattattttctctaaaTCAATTGCAAATCAAAACCAACCTAAAGAAATCAATCACTAAAGCAATGTCTAGAGTTTAAATTCAAATCaacctaaaattttaaaatcaaatggaaataataaatcaaactatTTAAAGTAATATATCTACATTATAAATagacaaagaaaaagaagaaaaatcaacAAAATAACTTAGTTCAACAACATATCACAGAAAAAACAACATTCAAACAAAGATCtgattaacataaaaaaaaatggtgaaaACCTCTTTGTACTTGAAAATTATCCATACAAGAAGTCAAAATAGTTACTAAAAcagtaaaaaaatcaattcaagaaGATGCACCACTTCACAAAGCTTGAGATTTCCTAGATTTACCGCTGGTTGCAATCTGAGTTTCAGGCTGCAAGCATAATGTTCAAATCAACaacatataatgaataaaactatttatgatattagttatttaCAGAGAAATTTACCTCTTTCTTAACAGGCTCTTCCTTCTCAGACAAGGTCAGCTCAATATGGCAAGGGGAAGACATATAGGCTGTGACATTATTCAAGTAACAATTTTAACTACGGTTATTCTATAGAGAACAATTAATTAAGAAGACAACTTACGGTTGATTCTTCCGTGGGCTCGGTAAGTACGGCGTCTCTGCTTCTGTGCTTGGTTAACCTGAATGTGGGAAATGTGAAGTGATTCCACATCCAAACCTTTCACCTGAAGAAAATAATCCAATGGAATTATAAAAAGGTAGgttattaatataaaacaaattatatacttttatcaAAAGAAATGGTACTTTAGtattttgaacaataatttgattaacATCATCAATTATAGTTGAAATGATGGTAACTTATttgaagattattcaaataaacatcACCTAACAAGACTATTGTgcattttagtcatttaaatcaaatcatgaaatttcttaagaaaaataaatataggacCATGTAAAAAGATTTTTACTTTGTAATCAGaaaagattaatttcaaatagtCCAATTTTAGATAAGAGTTGTTAGGATTAGGATTATTAAATGTTTCAAGTTATTATTTTGAGAAATGACTTGGGTGAAAAGTTTAAAGAGAATTTTGgttgataatttgattgatgagaGCATAGGTGAAAAGATAATGTGTTATTTGAAGATTATTCAAAAAACCCAAACTTTACATGGGCTAAGaatattttggtcatttaaaccaaataaacaaCCTTCTCATCAAACAAGTTGAATTTTACATAACCAAAATATTTCAAGAAATCACATAGCAAAGAGAGTTCAGTTGTGGGATATGAGTAACTATCAGTGATTCTAAAAATATTGTTgtcatttgaaaaatattaaaaaattaaaactataaaatttcatctgagaaaaaaaagaacataaaagaTAACCTACCTCAGCATTACTTTCAGCATTCTTGAGCAAATCAAGAATGAATTTTGCAGATTTAACAGGCCAACGTCCTTGGCCATTAGAGTGTCTGTTCTTAGCCTGGGCAGTTCTTCCAACGCCTCTACAAAAACGAGTGAAGGGGATAGCTTGCTTGTGGATTAAAACATCCTCCAAGTACCTCTTTGCCTTGATCAAAGGTAACTTCCTTATGGCGTGCGCGGTTTCTCTAGTATTCTGTGTTAGATAAAAATATCACCATTagagaaaaacataaatttatattacattattataaaaatatgattaatcaTGTAATAAACAATCCCATCATAGCTTATAAATGCTTCACCCAGAAACATAGCATTTGTTTTCCATGAAGATTACAAGTGACAGGGCAAAGAGGCAACAAAACCCACATCAAAAGGAACTATGAAATGAAGTCTACAGctaattaacaaaatgttgcaAGAAAtacatttcatatatatattaaaattgtagCATCGATTACTGAACCTTTCTATCAGTGACTACTCAAGGGATTCACCCAATATCAATGCACAAATCAGTTTCCCTGAAGTATACGAGAGGCAAGGCTATAAAAGTCCCAGGCCCCTGCTTTTTTTATCAGGTTTAAAACcacaaattaaaaaagaaatgcaAAATCGACAATTCAAACATAGATCAAcacataaacatttcaaatataTGAACATGTAGCATCATTTACTGAACCTTCCTATCAGTAACTAATCAAGAGATTCACCCAATAACAATGCACATATCAGTTTCCCTGAAGTATACGAGAGGCAAGGCTATAATAAAAGCACCAGGTCCCTGCTTTTTTATATCAGGTTTGAATcaaaaattgataaatgaaaATTCTACAATTCAAAACTAGATCAACATGTCAACATTTCATAAATATGAGCATGTAGCATCGTTTACTGAACCTTCCTATCAGTAACTAATCAAGAGATTCACCCAATAACAATGCACATATCAGTTTCCCTGAAGTATACGAGAGGCAAGGCTATAATAAAAGCACCAGGTCCCTGCTTTTTTATATCAGGTTTGAATcaaaaattgataaatgaaaATTCTACAATTCAAAACTAGATCAACATGTCAACATTTCATAAATATGAGCATGTAGCATCGTTTACTGAACCTTCCTATCAGTAACTAATCAAGAGATTCACCCAATAACAATGCACATATCAGTTTCCCTGAAGTATACGAGAGGCAAGGCTATAATAAAAGCACCAGGTCCCTGCTTTTTTATATCAAGTTTGAATctaaaattgataaatgaaaATTCTACAATTCAAAACTAGATCAACATGTCAACATTTCATAAATATGAGCATGTAGCATCGTTTACTGAACCTTCCTATCAGTAACTAATCAAGAGATTCACCCAATAACAATGCACATATCAGTTTCCCTGAAGTATACGAGAGGCAAAGCTATAAAAGCACCAGGCCCCTGCTTTTTTATATCAGGTTCAAATCTAAAATTGGAAAAATGCAAATTCTTAAATTCAAAGATAAATCAACATGTTAACATTTCATAAATATGAACATGTAGCATCGTTTACTGAACCTTCCTATCAGTAACTATTCAAGAGATTCACCCAATAACAATGCACATATCAGTTTCCCTGAAGTATACGAGAGGCAAAGCTATAAAAGCACCAGGCCCCTGCTTTTTTATATCAGGTTTTAATCTAAAATTGGAAAAATGCAAATTCTACAATTCAAAGCTAGATCAACATGTTAACATTTCATAAATATGAACATGTAGCATCGTTTACTGAACCTTCCTATCAGTAACTAATCAAGAGATTCACCCAATAACAATGCACAAATCAGTTTCCCTGACGTATACGAGAGGCAAGGCTATAATAGCACCAGGCCCCTGCTTTTTTATATCAGGTTAAATCTATTAATGGAAAACTAAATTCAACCTCTACATTTCAAGTCTAGATTAACATGTAAacaattcataaatataaacatttagcATCGTTTACTGAACCTTTCTATCAGTAATTAATCAAGAGATTCACCCAATAACAATGCACAAATCAGTTTCCCTGAAATATACGAGAGGCAAGGCTACAAATGCACCAGGCCCCTGCTTTTTTTATCAGGtttatatcattaataaaatgCAATTCTACAATTCAAACCTAGGAGAATCAAACAATTAACCACAGTTTTGTATCATTTACTAAATAAGATGGGTCATTGGGAAACTGCTTTTTTCATCGggtttaaaatgtataaatacatttaaatgaTGGCTGAAAACATTTATACCTAGATTAATTATAGAAGTTACTAAGCAGCATGATCCAAATTCACAAaccaataattatttcaataacaaAGTAATTGGCAGCAGAATAATCCAGGAAATATAAAAGTGCATGTTGATCAAATACTAACTACTGATCACAGAAGTCAAATAATGAACGGACATGTCAATGTAATTATTATACCTTAAAATGAACTCTGAGGTCCGCGCCTCTAGCTTTGCAGGCTGAAAAGAGGGAGAACAAGAAAATGTAAATCTTAGCATCCGTAGATATGTAACA
Proteins encoded:
- the LOC124911747 gene encoding 60S ribosomal protein L17-2-like, with translation MVKYSKEPDNPTKSCKARGADLRVHFKNTRETAHAIRKLPLIKAKRYLEDVLIHKQAIPFTRFCRGVGRTAQAKNRHSNGQGRWPVKSAKFILDLLKNAESNAEVKGLDVESLHISHIQVNQAQKQRRRTYRAHGRINPYMSSPCHIELTLSEKEEPVKKEPETQIATSGKSRKSQAL